The following proteins come from a genomic window of Geomonas sp. RF6:
- a CDS encoding HYR domain-containing protein: MNTVTTAVKVENTNGSPVASAVVVPSEAFEGTTVTLDGSGTSDPERDFLTYSWTQVGGPPAALTVSPSNPATATFTAPAVPYPNGASLTFQLTVSDGYLTSSVTKTVTVRWLNDPPVTQLSCASSVNEGASLTLDGVTSSDSDGDGIASYEWKQLHGPPNADIPSYDPASASSITLVAPLLTNESDSMKFELKVTDKGGLYSTAECDVKVLDVTAPVIDGAADLKNEATSPSGAKVAFTLTATDNVIGRVDVSCTPASDAQFPLGSTEVNCSATDRAGNSAAAAFRVTVEDTTPPAIAEHGDLSADATGPFGAVITYSTPTTSDMVDGDGTANCIPASGSTFGLGTSEVICNATDKAGNAAMATRFNVVVEDRTPPTIAAHVSVTVEATGPGGAAVIYDSPESVDLVDGRSSATCIPASGSTFGLGISEVICNATDKAGNAATATKFKVMVEDTTPPTIAAHGSVTVEATGPGGAVVTYDSPESVDVVDGRSRATCVPSSGTTFALGTTMVTCSALDKANNAATPTIFLVTVSDTIAPVIEGREDVISTATGVSGAAVTYLSPATTDTVDGTGSATCTPTSGSLFPIGATTVTCTGKDRAGNVAKNTTFAVKVTYGINGLLAPYDPKKVYKIKSAVPLKWQYTSNAGAVLPTSTAKPTMLIYKSGSNVDDSEPIALDDTGTSGYQYDSITNNWQFNWKTTGWSAGTYDVYIRSEVTGQLNGPYKVQLGN; the protein is encoded by the coding sequence GTGAATACGGTTACTACCGCGGTTAAGGTAGAGAACACAAACGGCAGTCCCGTCGCCTCCGCAGTCGTAGTGCCGAGCGAGGCGTTTGAGGGGACAACCGTCACACTTGACGGCAGCGGAACCTCCGACCCTGAGCGTGACTTCTTGACCTATTCCTGGACGCAGGTAGGGGGACCGCCCGCCGCCCTTACGGTAAGCCCATCGAACCCGGCGACTGCAACCTTCACAGCGCCCGCCGTCCCGTATCCAAACGGGGCCTCACTTACCTTCCAGCTCACTGTTTCCGACGGGTACCTTACCTCCTCGGTCACAAAAACAGTTACGGTGAGGTGGCTCAATGACCCGCCGGTCACGCAGCTAAGCTGTGCCTCGAGCGTAAACGAGGGCGCCTCGCTAACCCTTGACGGTGTCACCTCGAGCGACAGCGATGGGGATGGCATTGCCTCTTACGAGTGGAAGCAGCTCCATGGCCCCCCTAACGCCGACATTCCATCCTACGACCCAGCATCGGCTTCCTCCATCACTCTTGTTGCCCCTCTTCTTACGAATGAGTCCGACAGCATGAAGTTTGAGCTGAAGGTTACAGACAAGGGCGGGCTGTACAGCACTGCCGAGTGCGACGTCAAGGTTCTCGACGTCACCGCCCCCGTAATAGATGGCGCCGCTGATCTTAAGAATGAGGCGACGTCGCCCTCAGGAGCCAAGGTAGCCTTTACTTTGACTGCGACCGACAATGTGATCGGTAGGGTGGATGTCAGCTGCACGCCGGCTTCGGATGCGCAGTTCCCACTTGGAAGCACCGAGGTCAATTGCAGCGCCACCGACAGGGCAGGAAATTCCGCTGCGGCTGCCTTTAGAGTCACGGTGGAGGATACGACTCCGCCGGCTATAGCAGAGCACGGCGACTTGTCCGCCGACGCAACCGGCCCCTTCGGAGCCGTAATAACCTACAGCACCCCAACCACCTCGGATATGGTGGACGGAGACGGCACTGCCAACTGCATTCCCGCCTCCGGCAGCACCTTCGGTTTGGGGACCAGCGAAGTGATCTGCAACGCAACGGACAAAGCAGGTAACGCTGCCATGGCGACGAGGTTCAACGTGGTGGTAGAGGACAGGACGCCTCCGACCATTGCTGCACATGTCAGCGTGACTGTTGAAGCAACCGGTCCCGGCGGCGCTGCGGTGATCTACGATAGCCCCGAGAGTGTGGACCTCGTAGACGGAAGAAGCAGTGCTACCTGCATTCCCGCCTCCGGCAGCACGTTCGGCTTGGGGATCAGCGAAGTGATCTGCAACGCAACGGACAAAGCAGGTAACGCTGCCACGGCGACGAAGTTCAAGGTGATGGTAGAGGACACGACGCCTCCGACGATTGCTGCACATGGCAGCGTGACTGTTGAAGCAACCGGTCCCGGCGGCGCTGTGGTGACTTATGATAGCCCCGAGAGTGTTGATGTCGTCGACGGAAGAAGCCGTGCCACTTGCGTTCCCTCTTCTGGCACCACCTTTGCGCTGGGAACAACAATGGTTACCTGCAGTGCACTCGACAAAGCCAACAATGCCGCAACACCCACGATCTTCCTGGTAACTGTTTCCGACACCATCGCCCCTGTAATTGAAGGACGTGAGGATGTCATCTCTACGGCCACCGGTGTCTCGGGCGCGGCGGTCACTTACCTTAGCCCCGCCACCACCGACACCGTCGATGGCACTGGCAGCGCCACCTGCACGCCGACATCCGGGAGTCTCTTCCCGATAGGCGCTACCACCGTTACCTGTACTGGGAAAGACAGGGCGGGCAACGTAGCGAAAAATACCACTTTTGCGGTGAAGGTTACTTATGGAATCAATGGCCTGCTCGCTCCATACGATCCCAAGAAGGTATACAAAATCAAAAGTGCCGTCCCGCTCAAATGGCAGTACACGTCCAATGCCGGCGCCGTGTTGCCCACGTCGACTGCGAAACCAACGATGCTGATCTACAAGTCAGGAAGTAACGTTGACGATTCTGAGCCGATTGCGTTGGACGATACCGGCACTAGCGGGTACCAGTACGACAGCATCACCAATAACTGGCAGTTCAACTGGAAGACCACAGGGTGGAGTGCCGGAACCTACGACGTGTACATCCGAAGTGAGGTCACCGGGCAGCTGAACGGGCCGTACAAGGTTCAGCTGGGCAATTAA
- a CDS encoding LuxR C-terminal-related transcriptional regulator, whose amino-acid sequence MGLRVVTADHHPMYLMGLNSILASEGHFVEESCSGANEAVEAVRRRMPDIAIVNLHLENDSSGMEVARVINTEILPTRLILLVAQQKERETVEAMAAGIQGIITKEMAPEEILECIRTVHEGQTWLGRSTAIRAVEHLLKAQVFEKSLTRREIDLVRMVTRGHRNKEIADILCISEGTVKVHLHNIYKKLRVDGRIGLLQYWCSPVAHYHTMMW is encoded by the coding sequence ATGGGCCTTAGGGTCGTGACGGCAGACCATCATCCGATGTACCTTATGGGTCTTAATAGCATATTGGCATCCGAAGGGCATTTCGTAGAGGAAAGCTGTTCCGGTGCCAATGAAGCGGTCGAGGCGGTTAGACGACGCATGCCGGATATCGCAATTGTTAACCTACATCTGGAAAATGACAGTAGTGGAATGGAGGTAGCACGGGTCATCAATACTGAAATCCTGCCGACCCGGCTAATTCTCTTGGTGGCCCAGCAGAAAGAACGGGAGACCGTCGAAGCGATGGCTGCAGGCATTCAGGGAATCATAACCAAGGAGATGGCGCCAGAAGAGATCCTGGAGTGCATCAGAACGGTGCATGAGGGACAAACTTGGCTCGGGCGCTCCACAGCCATAAGAGCGGTGGAACATCTGCTTAAGGCCCAAGTGTTCGAAAAGTCCCTAACCAGACGCGAGATTGACTTAGTAAGGATGGTAACCAGAGGACACAGAAATAAAGAAATAGCAGACATACTCTGCATAAGTGAGGGAACAGTAAAGGTCCACTTGCACAATATCTACAAAAAGTTACGGGTAGATGGCCGCATCGGACTCCTACAGTATTGGTGTTCTCCTGTCGCTCATTACCACACAATGATGTGGTGA
- a CDS encoding Ig-like domain-containing protein has product MWTSISRVLPVILAGLILGCGGGGGAGTASDPPVELNKDTTPPAVIYTTPAAETMGVTINSAVTVTFSEPVDPATISKESFSIVGVEGVVSYDAASKTATLAHHGLITDSTYTVTVSSTVKDLAGNGLAKPYTWTFTTGQSADTTAPSVKGWVPAAQATVPVNSAVTAVFTEPMDVESVKDAFSLVEQGTLQPVRGSIEYIAGTATFKPSESLKPNTTYTASIAASATDQAGNPLVLANATWTFTSSAGPDVTPPEVINGSEIPANGATTASGVSPISVAFNEPVYPFIFGNVNGVPGLIVYDYIAYRFTMIPSQKLAPGRYSSSIQAKDLSSNKMTKPFTWTFTVASQ; this is encoded by the coding sequence ATGTGGACAAGCATCTCGAGAGTTCTTCCCGTAATACTAGCCGGGCTTATTTTAGGCTGCGGAGGTGGCGGAGGTGCCGGAACCGCCAGCGATCCCCCTGTTGAGCTTAACAAAGATACTACACCTCCAGCAGTCATCTACACCACACCTGCCGCCGAAACGATGGGTGTAACTATCAACAGTGCCGTGACGGTAACCTTCTCAGAGCCCGTGGACCCTGCCACGATCTCTAAGGAAAGCTTCAGTATCGTGGGGGTAGAAGGGGTTGTCTCCTATGATGCAGCGTCGAAGACCGCGACGTTGGCACATCACGGACTGATCACCGATTCCACCTACACGGTAACTGTGAGCAGCACAGTAAAAGATCTGGCTGGCAACGGACTTGCTAAGCCGTACACGTGGACGTTCACCACGGGGCAGTCCGCCGACACAACGGCGCCGTCAGTGAAAGGGTGGGTGCCAGCGGCGCAGGCGACGGTACCGGTCAATTCTGCGGTTACGGCTGTTTTCACAGAACCGATGGACGTAGAATCTGTCAAAGACGCCTTTTCTCTAGTTGAACAAGGGACACTTCAACCTGTTCGCGGCTCCATTGAGTACATTGCGGGAACCGCCACCTTTAAGCCATCAGAGAGCCTCAAGCCCAACACGACCTATACCGCGAGCATAGCCGCAAGTGCAACGGACCAGGCAGGGAACCCACTCGTACTAGCCAATGCCACGTGGACTTTCACCTCCAGTGCTGGTCCAGACGTTACCCCTCCCGAAGTGATAAACGGTTCAGAAATACCAGCCAACGGGGCAACTACCGCTTCGGGTGTTTCACCGATTTCGGTTGCCTTCAATGAGCCCGTCTACCCATTCATCTTTGGCAACGTGAATGGCGTCCCGGGCCTCATAGTTTATGATTACATAGCCTACCGCTTCACAATGATCCCTTCGCAGAAGCTCGCTCCAGGTCGTTACAGCTCAAGTATCCAGGCGAAGGACCTTTCATCGAACAAGATGACCAAACCGTTTACTTGGACGTTCACAGTCGCCTCCCAATGA
- a CDS encoding integrase catalytic domain-containing protein, whose protein sequence is MVDDFTKECPALEVDHSLPAQRVTRVLDRLALTRGLPERIIIDDGPEFMSKAMDEWAL, encoded by the coding sequence ATTGTCGACGACTTCACGAAAGAGTGCCCAGCACTGGAGGTGGACCACTCGCTGCCAGCGCAGCGTGTAACCCGTGTCCTGGACCGTCTCGCACTGACTCGCGGACTGCCCGAGAGGATCATTATCGATGACGGTCCGGAATTTATGAGCAAAGCTATGGATGAATGGGCTTTGTAA
- a CDS encoding PEP-CTERM sorting domain-containing protein codes for MRKLFRGLVATLAVGLAFVGSVWATPITFTPDLAGSSVTVSDSAPFGTLTANLVLSPASFTLGDGAIKSLDFFTLSASGLAINRSYTVAATLAFLDPFITATGSGGGVFSTLFGVLSGGTLTWNPATLPDTFHLADGNVVTVDFENGCAFGFGNTATVHAYITNDSAPVPEPGTVLLLGAGIFGIAICRHRRMQGRTEDV; via the coding sequence ATGAGGAAATTGTTTAGAGGATTAGTAGCAACACTGGCAGTTGGCTTGGCGTTCGTCGGGAGTGTCTGGGCGACTCCGATAACGTTCACCCCCGACTTGGCGGGGTCGTCAGTAACCGTTTCCGACTCGGCACCCTTCGGTACCCTTACTGCAAATTTGGTTCTGAGTCCGGCTTCTTTCACACTCGGCGACGGTGCAATCAAGTCGCTCGACTTTTTCACCCTCTCAGCATCGGGGCTGGCTATAAACAGAAGCTACACTGTTGCCGCAACCCTCGCGTTTCTTGACCCCTTCATCACTGCAACTGGAAGTGGCGGTGGCGTTTTCTCGACCCTTTTCGGAGTCCTCTCCGGGGGAACCCTTACCTGGAATCCAGCCACCTTACCCGATACCTTCCACCTTGCAGACGGCAACGTGGTTACCGTTGACTTCGAAAACGGATGTGCATTCGGTTTCGGCAATACAGCAACTGTCCATGCCTATATCACCAACGACTCGGCGCCAGTACCGGAGCCGGGCACCGTCCTTCTTCTGGGCGCTGGTATCTTCGGCATAGCCATCTGCAGACACCGGCGGATGCAGGGCCGAACAGAAGACGTGTGA
- a CDS encoding terminase small subunit codes for MSPALTPQQQKFVDYLLALPPADRAKAKTAAALQAGYSKATARVQGARLWTNKKVVEALGGVGKPVTKPVTKPPRKPVTSHRMQTAAAPAPAPEAMPLEDRHQRFCVEYLMDGNATRAYQRVYPHSSYEAARRSAHELLTNPDISARIAELHAARMARLTLSADQVLEHIAHIATYDPREMFDADGRLKPLDELSPDAARMIAGFTTKATVIGEEKDGICVISNIKLPDRLRALEMLGKNHRLFVEKADTKAAGDVLGDLAEVLAEITDSAPPLMALSKRYKVIEMKPNDEGEYE; via the coding sequence ATGTCCCCGGCACTTACCCCTCAGCAGCAGAAGTTCGTGGACTATCTGCTAGCGTTGCCGCCTGCGGACCGCGCCAAGGCGAAGACCGCTGCAGCACTCCAGGCTGGTTACTCCAAGGCAACCGCCCGAGTGCAGGGGGCACGCCTATGGACGAACAAGAAGGTGGTGGAGGCGCTGGGCGGCGTGGGCAAACCTGTTACAAAGCCTGTTACAAAACCGCCGCGCAAACCTGTTACGTCTCACCGCATGCAGACGGCAGCGGCGCCCGCACCTGCCCCAGAGGCAATGCCCTTAGAAGACCGTCACCAGCGCTTTTGCGTGGAGTACCTGATGGATGGGAACGCCACGCGCGCGTATCAGCGGGTGTACCCTCACAGCTCCTATGAGGCGGCGCGAAGAAGCGCTCACGAGCTCCTGACAAATCCTGACATTTCTGCGCGTATTGCCGAACTCCATGCCGCTCGCATGGCCAGGTTAACTCTCAGTGCCGACCAGGTGCTTGAGCACATCGCCCACATCGCCACCTACGACCCCCGCGAAATGTTCGACGCGGATGGGCGCCTCAAGCCTCTCGATGAGCTTTCGCCGGATGCGGCCCGTATGATAGCGGGTTTCACAACCAAGGCGACAGTGATAGGGGAAGAGAAAGACGGCATCTGCGTGATTTCGAACATCAAGCTTCCCGACCGGCTGCGCGCCCTAGAGATGCTCGGCAAGAATCACCGGCTCTTCGTGGAGAAGGCGGACACCAAAGCAGCTGGGGATGTTCTCGGGGACTTGGCCGAGGTGTTGGCGGAGATAACTGACAGCGCCCCGCCCCTTATGGCGCTCTCCAAACGGTACAAGGTTATCGAAATGAAACCGAACGACGAGGGGGAGTACGAATGA
- a CDS encoding AAA family ATPase, whose translation MAPASVSAERELLGAVMSDGSILSQMMWLEPHHFQDGEIRTIFSAIQRLKPLAGPIPLSLLDEHLADKCRRRDLLALAAKLSETDVLSIHAPRLAKLVVQHANESSVQQLASQLVENPGDLALQKQIVKALTTPLPGNSENGVSLLRTGEDLRALDVKVEWIVDNLIPRDCVTVLFGRGGIGKTTLSMMMAAAIDKGVPIFGMSTVKTKVIVIDFENSLPVLSERAKRTAVDGVLFWDSSSNPPGLDEPGWVVYKEILKKYPGALFIFDTLRSAHSGDENDSKVMSLVMRRLRNLRDAGATVIVLHHTPKSNDRQFKGSGAILDLCDHVVALFQTRRDGDEEEVDDIDAIEKIYRFGTGKKSRYRPHRVYLRFDKEDELFTLAEDPEAVAIDHLQSIIGTMYDGIGPNQSAVVAAAERHDFDFGSARKIRALLKKGEGVHWAVTTRGINNAISYAPI comes from the coding sequence TTGGCTCCCGCGTCTGTATCCGCTGAGCGAGAACTGTTAGGGGCGGTTATGTCCGATGGCAGCATTCTCTCCCAGATGATGTGGCTGGAGCCGCATCATTTCCAAGACGGTGAAATCCGGACCATCTTTTCCGCAATTCAGAGGCTCAAGCCCCTGGCAGGTCCAATCCCGCTATCTCTGCTTGACGAGCACCTCGCAGATAAATGCAGGCGGAGGGACCTATTGGCGCTGGCGGCAAAGCTTTCGGAAACGGATGTCCTTTCCATACATGCTCCACGCCTTGCCAAACTCGTTGTACAGCATGCTAACGAAAGCTCCGTACAGCAACTTGCCTCTCAACTGGTAGAAAATCCAGGTGATCTCGCGCTGCAGAAACAAATTGTGAAGGCTCTGACAACGCCTTTGCCGGGAAATAGCGAGAACGGGGTGTCACTGCTACGGACTGGAGAGGACCTTCGTGCACTCGACGTAAAAGTTGAATGGATCGTTGACAATCTTATTCCTCGCGATTGCGTGACTGTCCTATTTGGAAGAGGTGGGATCGGGAAGACTACTCTTTCTATGATGATGGCTGCGGCGATCGATAAAGGTGTTCCGATTTTTGGAATGTCTACGGTGAAAACAAAAGTCATTGTGATCGACTTCGAGAACAGCCTGCCGGTCCTAAGTGAGCGTGCCAAGAGGACCGCTGTTGACGGTGTCCTTTTTTGGGACTCCAGCTCTAATCCTCCTGGATTGGATGAGCCGGGGTGGGTGGTATACAAGGAGATCCTCAAGAAGTATCCAGGTGCCCTCTTCATCTTCGACACGCTCAGGAGCGCCCATAGCGGCGACGAGAATGATTCGAAGGTGATGTCCTTGGTCATGCGCAGGCTTCGAAACCTACGAGACGCCGGCGCTACGGTCATTGTTCTGCACCATACACCAAAGTCGAATGATCGGCAGTTCAAGGGCAGCGGAGCCATCCTTGATTTGTGCGATCACGTAGTAGCTCTCTTCCAGACACGAAGGGATGGCGATGAAGAGGAGGTCGATGACATTGATGCAATTGAAAAAATCTACCGGTTCGGCACAGGAAAGAAGTCCCGTTACCGACCACACAGAGTGTATCTTAGATTCGACAAAGAGGATGAGCTCTTTACTCTGGCAGAGGATCCGGAGGCGGTGGCAATTGACCATCTGCAGTCAATTATAGGCACCATGTACGATGGCATAGGCCCCAACCAGTCTGCAGTTGTCGCAGCGGCAGAGCGTCACGACTTTGATTTTGGGAGCGCGAGAAAGATTCGTGCGCTTTTAAAAAAGGGGGAGGGCGTCCACTGGGCGGTCACCACCCGGGGAATCAATAATGCCATCTCATACGCACCAATTTAG
- a CDS encoding helix-turn-helix transcriptional regulator translates to MALLTEHEVSQRVKMSVHWLRRKRWSGGGIPYVKMSDGRGGAVRYREEDVEVYMRSRGRRSTSEEG, encoded by the coding sequence ATGGCTTTGCTCACCGAACACGAGGTATCGCAGAGGGTCAAAATGAGTGTCCATTGGTTGCGGCGGAAGCGCTGGAGTGGCGGCGGCATTCCGTACGTGAAGATGTCGGATGGACGGGGAGGTGCTGTGCGTTATAGGGAAGAGGATGTCGAAGTATACATGCGCAGCAGAGGCCGGCGTTCCACGAGTGAGGAGGGCTAG
- a CDS encoding helix-turn-helix domain-containing protein — MGKGRGGGVTPPRVVDLLRKAVAAKSQSAVAREAGLTLLTVQRYLKGIGEPTTATLSKLSTFFGVSIWWLLGVEEQMPRFRFEDLLYQIKPEKTVPSFRCMLAIASCRGFEGASYDSEAFSHEKFAFLKELLPILERVPDDKLLEFKEYAESLAEIDVHP; from the coding sequence ATGGGCAAGGGAAGAGGAGGCGGAGTTACACCACCTAGGGTAGTTGATCTCCTGCGGAAGGCTGTGGCCGCGAAGAGTCAAAGCGCCGTAGCTCGCGAGGCAGGTCTCACGCTGCTTACTGTACAGCGTTATCTGAAGGGCATCGGAGAACCAACGACTGCGACTCTAAGTAAATTGTCGACATTCTTCGGAGTATCAATATGGTGGCTGCTGGGGGTGGAGGAGCAAATGCCTCGGTTCAGGTTCGAAGACCTGCTTTACCAGATTAAACCCGAGAAAACTGTCCCGAGTTTTAGGTGCATGCTGGCAATAGCAAGTTGTCGCGGATTTGAGGGAGCCTCCTACGACAGCGAGGCCTTCAGTCACGAAAAGTTTGCCTTCCTAAAGGAATTGCTCCCAATTCTCGAAAGGGTACCGGATGATAAACTGCTGGAATTTAAGGAATACGCAGAGAGTCTGGCTGAAATAGACGTGCACCCATGA
- a CDS encoding ATP-binding protein, giving the protein MAWPARQQGKGWSDLLEEATISPVYDFEGEIVNFVAVKRDITDYLRIQNEKEKLQEQFNQAQKMESIGRLAGGVAHDLNNMLVPIFGYSDLLLRHLDSGEKPAAYVHNIMDACNRARDIVKQLLAFSRKQPLEFRKVNLNDVVANFIKLLRRTIREDITIELKPAATPLVIEADVGQIEQVILNLLVNAQDAMPRGGRLIIESWRAELDEMEAAIHQDVTPGLYCVLALSDTGCGMDQDTQRRIFEPFFTTKEAGKGTGLGLASVYGIVRQHSGSILVYSEPRRGTTFKVYLPCAGETAVEAAESGSTEIVGGTEVILLVEDDEIVRSLTETVLGSLGYTVLVAEDGKKALKLLEEHGGEVQLLLTDVVMPHMSANDLYCFVQSRFPETRILYMSGYTSDVVAETGLLEKGIHFIQKPFSVKALANKVREVIDDTARSRLGWSCDDGGGERGESRPE; this is encoded by the coding sequence GTGGCATGGCCGGCTCGTCAACAAGGCAAAGGATGGAGCGATCTTCTGGAGGAGGCAACGATCAGTCCCGTCTACGACTTCGAGGGGGAGATCGTCAACTTTGTCGCCGTGAAGCGGGACATAACAGACTATCTCAGGATCCAGAACGAGAAGGAAAAACTTCAAGAGCAGTTCAACCAGGCGCAAAAGATGGAGTCGATCGGCAGGCTCGCCGGCGGTGTCGCCCACGATCTCAACAACATGCTGGTACCGATATTCGGATACAGCGACCTGCTGCTGCGGCACCTGGACAGCGGGGAGAAGCCCGCAGCCTACGTCCACAACATCATGGACGCCTGCAACCGCGCGCGCGACATCGTGAAGCAGCTTCTCGCCTTCAGCAGGAAGCAGCCGCTGGAATTCCGCAAGGTCAACCTCAACGATGTGGTGGCCAACTTCATAAAGCTTTTGCGGCGCACGATCCGTGAGGACATCACCATAGAGCTGAAGCCGGCGGCTACCCCGCTCGTGATAGAGGCGGACGTGGGCCAGATCGAGCAGGTCATCCTGAACCTTCTCGTCAACGCACAGGACGCGATGCCGAGGGGCGGGAGGCTGATCATCGAGTCGTGGAGAGCGGAACTCGACGAGATGGAGGCTGCCATCCATCAGGACGTCACCCCCGGCCTTTACTGCGTCCTTGCCCTCAGCGATACCGGCTGCGGCATGGATCAGGATACGCAGCGCCGGATCTTCGAGCCGTTCTTCACGACGAAGGAGGCGGGGAAGGGAACGGGCTTGGGGTTGGCGAGCGTCTACGGCATCGTGCGACAGCACTCCGGCTCCATTTTGGTGTACAGCGAGCCGAGGCGCGGCACGACCTTCAAGGTCTACCTCCCGTGTGCAGGTGAAACAGCCGTCGAGGCGGCAGAGTCCGGCAGTACCGAGATTGTCGGCGGCACGGAAGTCATACTTCTGGTTGAAGATGACGAGATAGTGAGATCTCTCACTGAGACCGTGCTTGGCAGTTTGGGTTACACAGTGCTTGTGGCTGAAGACGGAAAGAAGGCGTTAAAGCTTCTGGAAGAGCATGGGGGGGAGGTACAGCTTCTTCTGACGGATGTGGTCATGCCGCACATGAGTGCCAATGACCTGTATTGCTTCGTGCAGTCCAGATTCCCCGAAACTCGGATTTTGTACATGTCCGGCTATACAAGCGACGTCGTCGCCGAGACGGGACTCCTGGAGAAAGGGATCCACTTCATCCAGAAGCCCTTCTCGGTGAAGGCATTGGCCAACAAGGTGCGTGAGGTCATTGATGATACAGCACGATCGCGGTTGGGCTGGTCATGTGACGATGGCGGTGGAGAGCGAGGTGAAAGTAGGCCGGAATAA
- a CDS encoding PAS domain S-box protein gives MESKRATILLLLDNWRDRTLLTECIGQEYDVCAAEGDGGPLPDGCDLCVVDGPTLARMKAHIAEWQQMEETIYLPVLLLTTRQEVTLITASLWHVIDDVITTPVLKAEFHARVEVLLRCRRFSEEVLRQREVQACRERLHSAVERDRLMSAIEQAGEVIVITDRDGSIHYVNPAFEKLTGYTRAEALGCNPRILKSGEHPADFYAEMWRTLLDGCQWHGRLVNKAKDGAIFWRRQRSVPSTTSRGRSSTLSP, from the coding sequence ATGGAGAGCAAAAGGGCCACAATACTGCTGCTGCTGGACAACTGGCGTGACCGCACTCTCCTGACGGAGTGTATAGGGCAAGAGTACGACGTCTGTGCCGCCGAAGGCGATGGCGGGCCCCTTCCCGACGGGTGTGATCTTTGCGTCGTGGATGGGCCGACGCTGGCGCGGATGAAGGCGCATATCGCTGAATGGCAGCAGATGGAGGAGACCATCTACCTTCCCGTCCTGCTGCTGACGACGCGCCAGGAAGTCACTCTTATCACGGCCAGCCTGTGGCACGTGATAGACGACGTCATAACAACGCCTGTCCTGAAGGCTGAGTTTCACGCGAGGGTGGAGGTACTGCTGCGGTGCCGAAGGTTTTCAGAGGAGGTCCTCCGCCAGCGGGAAGTCCAGGCATGCCGGGAGCGGTTGCATTCCGCTGTCGAACGGGATCGCCTCATGTCAGCCATTGAGCAGGCCGGAGAGGTCATTGTCATCACTGACAGGGATGGCTCCATCCACTACGTCAATCCCGCGTTCGAAAAGCTTACCGGATACACGCGGGCCGAGGCACTCGGCTGCAATCCGCGGATTCTGAAAAGCGGAGAGCACCCCGCGGACTTTTACGCGGAGATGTGGCGGACTCTTCTGGACGGCTGCCAGTGGCATGGCCGGCTCGTCAACAAGGCAAAGGATGGAGCGATCTTCTGGAGGAGGCAACGATCAGTCCCGTCTACGACTTCGAGGGGGAGATCGTCAACTTTGTCGCCGTGA
- a CDS encoding response regulator — MSGSRGAVLIVGSNRRNQDILFNFITSLGYAVSRADSLEDLDAALTTGCQSGFALVDITGFDRAIWERCTRLNADDIPLLVISPRQSSEVTKLGIAHGAQSVLAKPLVMRELADTIRGFMKESE; from the coding sequence ATGAGCGGCAGCCGCGGAGCTGTACTCATCGTGGGGAGCAACAGGCGCAACCAGGACATTCTTTTCAACTTCATAACGAGCCTCGGCTATGCCGTGAGCCGCGCCGACTCCCTGGAGGATCTGGACGCCGCGCTTACCACAGGATGCCAGAGTGGATTTGCCCTCGTTGACATCACCGGCTTCGACCGGGCCATTTGGGAGCGGTGCACGAGGCTCAATGCCGACGACATCCCGCTGCTGGTGATCTCGCCTCGCCAGAGCTCGGAGGTTACCAAACTCGGCATTGCCCACGGCGCCCAGTCGGTTCTGGCGAAGCCTCTCGTGATGCGTGAACTGGCGGATACCATCCGCGGCTTCATGAAGGAGTCAGAGTAG